The Thermotoga caldifontis AZM44c09 genomic interval CTTGCAATCTTCATCCTCGAATATGGCGAGCTTCGTCGATGTCGAACCTGGATTGATCACCAGTATTCTGAACATCGCCCACACCTCTTCAACAGAGAATCGCGGCGAGCGCTATGGAATAAAGCTTGGTCCTGTCGGAGTCAGCTCTAGATGTGAGAACGATTGGTATCCTTGCTCCAAGGATCACTGAAGCAACCGTCGCGTTCGCGAAGAACACCAGAGCTTTGTACAGAACGTTACCGGCTTCTATGTCTGGCATGATGAGTATGTCTGCATCTCCAGCCACCGGGCTTTCGATCTTCTTGTGCTCGGCAGCTTCTTTAGAGATCGCGTTGTCCAAGGCGAATGGACCATCCACGATGCAGTCCTTTATCTGACCCCGATCACTCATCTTGCTCAGGACGGCTGCGTCCAGTGTGGCGGGCATCTTCACGTTCGGCACCTCTATCGCACCCACGATGGCGACCTTCGGTTTTTCAATGCCGAGTTTCTTCATCACCTTCACCGAGACGTTTATCATATCGATCTTTTGTTCCAGGGTCGGCGCGATGATCATTCCAGCATCGCTGATCGCTAAAAGTTTGTGGTAGGTCGGGATATCGAAAACACTGACCATCGTGATGGTCGAGCCGGTTTTGA includes:
- a CDS encoding bifunctional enoyl-CoA hydratase/phosphate acetyltransferase, producing MDRLAFLVERARGLRKKIVVAGSNDDVVLSALKMALEHSIVEPVLVGPEVETKALAERVGLDLSRCELIDCQKDQSARVAVEVVSERGELLMKGSVKTGDLMKVVLEDQYNLKTGSTITMVSVFDIPTYHKLLAISDAGMIIAPTLEQKIDMINVSVKVMKKLGIEKPKVAIVGAIEVPNVKMPATLDAAVLSKMSDRGQIKDCIVDGPFALDNAISKEAAEHKKIESPVAGDADILIMPDIEAGNVLYKALVFFANATVASVILGARIPIVLTSRADSDRTKLYSIALAAILC